TCTCCCCTATTAATCCATACCATAAAAGGACAGGAACAGCAAAATATTACATGGGTAGATCAAAGTACATTGCCAAGTAAAAAGTATGGGTATTACATAGTACCGGTACACCCTGAAATAATGAGCAGTAATAAAGCTCTAGAGGGGACATCTACCAATACAATATGGATTGATGTCCCTGTTCCTAAACTACATCTATCTCCATAAAGGCAAACTGAAAACTTAGCTAAGTTCTTTCAGTTTGTCCTCCACCTGCTCTCTGGTTATAGTGCTAAGAGTAGTTATATTACATTCTAGTGCCTTATTAAGCTTTTCTTTGGCTTGCTCAATATCACCCTGATCGGCATATATACAGCCTAGATAGTATAAAGTATCGGCCTGTTCCTCTTTTAAACCTTCCGCTTCTTTAAAATATTTTTTGGCCTTTTCAATATCGCCCATGAAATAATAGGTCTGAGCAAGATTATCAAGTATTACCGGGTCCTCATCATCATAATCAAGGGCTTGTATATTATATTCCAACGCCTTATCTAAGTCACCTTTTTCTATAAGCAAATAACCAAGGGTACCATATACCCTAGAGTTGTTATATTTCCTTTGGACTTCTTCCAACATTTCTATCGCAATATCAATTTCACCCAGTTTCCAATATGCCAAAGATAAATTAGTCTTAGCCATCATCTTAGTATTTTCCTTGGGAGTATTTATAAGTATACCGCTAAATATATCCTTTGCCTTTGCAAATTCTCCTTTTTTAAGCAATAGCACACCATAAGCCAATCTATAATTAGCTTTATCCATCCCTTTTTCCATACCAGATTTATAATACTTTTCAGCCTTGTCAAGCTTTTTTCTAGAATGATTATAGTAACCTAAAAAGCCATACCAATTGCCAACAAAAGACATTATATATTCATCCTTTCCCTGCCCTCGTTTTAAAAAAGATTATGTAAATCATTATAGCACATATTCCCTATAAAAGGTATGCCCACGTAATCCATAGAAATAAGGTTTGTGAACATTGATTATTTGATTTAAATAATATATAATTGGTTATTGTGTAAAGAACTCTTATGTTTGGAGGATTGGAAATGAAACTAGGTATTATGGGTTTACCTAATGTAGGTAAAAGCACCCTTTTTAATGCTATAACCAAGGCGGGAGCACAAGCTGAAAATTACCCTTTTTGCACCATTGAACCTAATGTAGGCGTAGTCCCTGTACCTGATAAGAGATTGGACAAGTTAGCAGAGATGTATAACCCAGAAAAAATTACACCTACATCCATTGAATTTGTAGATATAGCAGGTTTGGTGAAAGGTGCCAGTAAAGGTGAAGGATTGGGCAATAAATTTTTATCCCATATCCGCGAGGTGGACGCAATAGTCCACGTAGTACGTTGCTTTGAGGATGAAAATGTAACCCATGTAGACGGATCTATAGATCCTATTCGAGATATAGAAACTATAAATTTGGAGCTAGTCTTTGCAGATTTGGAAAGTCTTGACAAACAAATATCTAGGGTACAACGATCTGCAAAAAGTGGCGATAAAAAGTATATCGAAGAATTGCAGGTAATGGAGTATATTAAAGAAAATCTAGAAAAAGGAATCCCAGTTCGAAATCTAACATTTTCAGAAGAGCAGCAGGATTTCGTAAGACAACTTTTTATGCTAACATCAAAGCCTATAATATATGCTGCAAATATATCGGAAGATGATATAGAAACTGATGTATACTCCCTCCCATTGGTTAAAAAAGTTATGGAATATGCACAAAAAGAACACGCTAAAG
This region of Xylanivirga thermophila genomic DNA includes:
- a CDS encoding tetratricopeptide repeat protein produces the protein MSFVGNWYGFLGYYNHSRKKLDKAEKYYKSGMEKGMDKANYRLAYGVLLLKKGEFAKAKDIFSGILINTPKENTKMMAKTNLSLAYWKLGEIDIAIEMLEEVQRKYNNSRVYGTLGYLLIEKGDLDKALEYNIQALDYDDEDPVILDNLAQTYYFMGDIEKAKKYFKEAEGLKEEQADTLYYLGCIYADQGDIEQAKEKLNKALECNITTLSTITREQVEDKLKELS
- the ychF gene encoding redox-regulated ATPase YchF; this translates as MKLGIMGLPNVGKSTLFNAITKAGAQAENYPFCTIEPNVGVVPVPDKRLDKLAEMYNPEKITPTSIEFVDIAGLVKGASKGEGLGNKFLSHIREVDAIVHVVRCFEDENVTHVDGSIDPIRDIETINLELVFADLESLDKQISRVQRSAKSGDKKYIEELQVMEYIKENLEKGIPVRNLTFSEEQQDFVRQLFMLTSKPIIYAANISEDDIETDVYSLPLVKKVMEYAQKEHAKVLVICAKIEEEIAQLDDDEKQMFLEEMGIESSGLDRLISACYSLLGLISFLTAGPTEVRAWTIKEGTKAPQAAGKIHSDFERGFIRAEVVPYDTLISLGSYNAAKEKGLVRSEGKEYVMQDGDVVVFRFNV